The proteins below come from a single Triticum aestivum cultivar Chinese Spring chromosome 5D, IWGSC CS RefSeq v2.1, whole genome shotgun sequence genomic window:
- the LOC123121158 gene encoding protein FAR1-RELATED SEQUENCE 5 translates to MEETSATSPPPVLACPTNPCSVLAAISESVNSVPMTELSDAHSVSEINSSMLYFDEFSTPKKRQCFSLDGSLYKPVCDEALKPTIGMKFDDIAAVEAFYKKYAHHVGFGVRLRAQRLVNNVIQWKRFLCSREGYRSSKGTCTVNCLDKNSSNKRRRVRVTRCGCEAHIYVNRDNCGKYKIASMTEHHNHELVSPSKQHLIRSNRKVSDKVKSVLFDCHKASIGPAQAYRLLHVRAGRFQDVGCTKKDLQNHYSMFKNKIKNCDAQMLVDQFGRLKELNPGFFFDYEVDETGTLLRLFWADPTSRKNYSHFHDVLSFDSTYSTNQYDYIFAPFTGINHHMQSVFLGAGFLLNETAKDYVWL, encoded by the exons ATGGAAGAAACAAGTGCGACCTCGCCCCCACCAGTCCTGGCATGCCCGACCAATCCATGTAGTGTACTAGCAGCCATCTCAG AATCAGTCAATAGTGTCCCAATGACAGAATTAAGTGATGCTCACTCTGTTTCAGAGATTAATTCCAGTATGCTTTATTTTGATGAATTCTCTACACCCAAGAAGAGACAATGCTTTTCTCTAGAT GGTTCATTGTATAAACCAGTGTGTGATGAGGCACTTAAACCAACCATAGGCATGAAATTTGATGATATTGCTGCTGTGGAGGCATTTTACAAGAAGTATGCACATCATGTGGGATTTGGTGTCCGCCTTAGGGCGCAAAGGTTGGTGAACAATGTAATTCAGTGGAAGCGTTTCTTATGCTCAAGGGAGGGATACCGATCCTCAAAAGGTACTTGTACTGTTAATTGCTTGGATAAAAATTCTTCAAATAAAAGACGCAGGGTCAGAGTCACTAGGTGTGGATGTGAAGCTCACATTTATGTCAATCGGGACAATTGCGGAAAATACAAGATAGCTTCAATGACTGAACATCACAATCACGAACTAGTGTCTCCTAGCAAGCAACACTTGATAAGATCAAATAGGAAAGTAAGTGACAAGGTGAAGTCAGTACTCTTTGATTGCCACAAAGCTAGCATCGGCCCAGCCCAAGCATATAGGCTACTTCATGTTCGTGCAGGGAGGTTTCAAGATGTTGGGTGCACCAAGAAAGACTTACAGAATCACTATTCTATGTTCAAAAATAAAATCAAGAATTGTGATGCTCAAATGCTAGTGGACCAATTTGGGAGACTGAAGGAACTCAACCCTGGATTTTTCTTTGACTACGAAGTCGATGAAACTGGTACACTATTGCGTTTGTTTTGGGCAGATCCAACCAGCAGGAAAAATTACAGTCATTTCCATGATGTGTTGTCCTTTGATTCCACATACAGCACGAACCAATACGACTATATTTTCGCGCCTTTCACTGGTATCAACCATCATATGCAGAGTGTGTTTCTAGGTGCTGGTTTCTTACTCAATGAGACGgccaaggactacgtctggtt ATGA
- the LOC123123652 gene encoding protein FAR1-RELATED SEQUENCE 5, whose amino-acid sequence MRKAIEALLPNTMHRLCMWHIMRKVPEKVAPELRSDELFYKRMDSCVWNSETPAEFEESWKSLISDFGLQDNTWFGKCYSIRGSWVPAYFMDTPLAGILRTTSRSESENSFFKNFIRRKLAFIEFWLRFDTALKCQRQEELIADHTSIHTTPSLLTCWEVERQGSMIFTHEVFALFQSEVLAAREHCDVQETTTVGELKIMLISDQSHRKNKVREVRLETTTMIAKCSCKLFESKGIVCRHIIRVLRGAKINELPTFYVLKRWEKMCKRDVVYDDEGNPLEDNHVDCVDMDTRRKISAARDKLEHIIRCAKKSSGGLDLLNTGLCNLKSAILQSAPDVPQTAQEEQESFVGSMIPAQVDILTPTNINARGTCSRIKGHRDNEKKSGAKKIKLGVNVRVPRNCNTCKEVVLHDSRICSKKK is encoded by the exons ATGAGGAAAGCTATCGAGGCACTTCTACCTAATACCATGCACCGGTTGTGTATGTGGCATATTATGCGGAAGGTTCCTGAGAAGGTTGCTCCTGAATTGAGAAGCGATGAATTATTCTACAAGAGAATGGATTCTTGTGTATGGAATTCTGAGACACCTGCAGAATTTGAAGAAAGTTGGAAGTCTTTAATATCAGATTTTGGCTTACAAGACAATACATGGTTTGGAAAATGTTACTCGATCCGTGGGTCATGGGTGCCGGCGTATTTCATGGACACCCCCCTTGCTGGTATTCTTAGAACCACCTCTAGGTCAGAGAGTGAAAACTCATTTTTCAAGAATTTTATCCGGCGCAAGCTCGCTTTTATTGAGTTTTGGCTTAGGTTCGACACAGCCTTGAAATGTCAGAGACAAGAGGAGCTGATTGCTGACCACACAAGCATTCATACGACACCTAGCTTGCTGACATGTTGGGAAGTGGAAAGACAAGGCAGCATGATATTCACTCATGAGGTCTTTGCCTTGTTTCAGTCAGAAGTACTTGCTGCTAGAGAGCATTGTGATGTCCAGGAAACCACAACTGTGGGGGAACTCAAGATCATGTTGATTAGTGATCAAAGTCATAGGAAAAACAAGGTAAGAGAGGTACGTTTGGAAACAACAACCATGATTGCTAAATGTTCTTGCAAGCTATTCGAGTCTAAGGGCATTGTGTGCCGGCATATCATACGTGTCTTGAGGGGTGCGAAGATAAATGAGCTTCCAACCTTCTATGTACTCAAAAGATGGGAAAAAATGTGCAAAAG GGATGTTGTGTACGATGATGAAGGAAATCCActtgaagataatcatgttgactGTGTTGACATGGATACAAGAAGAAAGATCTCTGCAGCACGGGACAAATTAGAACATATCATCAGGTGTGCTAAAAAGTCGAGCGGAGGACTTGACTTACTCAATACGGGTTTGTGCAATCTCAAATCAGCTATCTTGCAATCCGCCCCTGATGTACCTCAGACTGCACAAGAAGAGCAAGAATCATTCGTTGGTAGCATGATCCCCGCCCAAGTTGATATCCTAACGCCGACTAACATCAACGCGAGGGGTACATGCTCCAGAATTAAGGGCCATAGAGACAATGAAAAGAAGTCAGGGGCAAAGAAGATCAAGTTAGGGGTTAATGTACGAGTGCCACGCAATTGCAACACATGCAAGGAAGTCGTGTTACATGACAGTCGTATTTGTTCGAAGAAAAAATGA